In Methylobacterium aquaticum, the following are encoded in one genomic region:
- the rpsL gene encoding 30S ribosomal protein S12 gives MPTINQLIANPRKAQKARNKVPALDACPQKRGVCTRVYTTTPKKPNSALRKVAKVRLTNGFEVIGYIPGEGHNLQEHSVVMIRGGRVKDLPGVRYHILRGVLDTQGVKNRKQRRSKYGAKRPK, from the coding sequence ATGCCGACGATCAACCAGCTGATCGCCAATCCGCGGAAGGCGCAGAAGGCCCGCAACAAGGTGCCGGCTCTCGATGCCTGCCCGCAGAAGCGCGGCGTCTGCACCCGCGTCTACACCACGACCCCGAAGAAGCCGAACTCGGCGCTTCGTAAGGTCGCCAAGGTGCGCCTGACCAACGGCTTCGAGGTCATCGGCTACATCCCGGGCGAGGGTCACAACCTTCAGGAGCACTCCGTGGTGATGATCCGCGGCGGCCGCGTGAAGGATCTTCCGGGCGTGCGCTACCACATCCTGCGCGGCGTGCTCGACACGCAGGGCGTCAAGAACCGCAAGCAGCGTCGCTCGAAGTACGGCGCCAAGCGTCCGAAGTAA
- the rpsG gene encoding 30S ribosomal protein S7, with amino-acid sequence MSRRHSAEKREIIPDAKYGDIVLTKFMNSVMYEGKKSVAENIVYGAFDIIEARAKANPIEVFRAALDNVAPAIEVRSRRVGGATYQVPVEVRTERRQALAIRWLIQAARSRNDRTMVERLSAELLDAANNRGNAVKKREDTHRMAEANRAFSHYRW; translated from the coding sequence ATGTCCCGCCGCCACAGCGCCGAGAAGCGCGAGATCATCCCCGACGCCAAGTACGGCGACATCGTCCTCACCAAGTTCATGAACTCGGTGATGTACGAGGGCAAGAAGTCGGTCGCCGAGAACATCGTGTACGGCGCGTTCGACATCATCGAGGCCCGGGCCAAGGCGAACCCGATCGAGGTGTTCCGCGCCGCGCTCGACAACGTCGCCCCGGCGATCGAGGTCCGGTCCCGCCGCGTCGGCGGCGCGACCTACCAGGTCCCGGTCGAGGTCCGCACCGAGCGCCGCCAGGCCCTGGCGATCCGCTGGCTGATCCAGGCCGCCCGTTCGCGCAACGACCGCACGATGGTCGAGCGCCTGTCGGCCGAGCTGCTCGACGCCGCCAACAACCGCGGCAACGCCGTGAAGAAGCGCGAGGACACCCACCGGATGGCCGAGGCCAACCGCGCCTTCTCGCACTACCGCTGGTAA
- the fusA gene encoding elongation factor G, producing MPRTHAIEDYRNFGIMAHIDAGKTTTTERILYYTGKSHKIGEVHEGAATMDWMEQEQERGITITSAATTCFWRDKRLNIIDTPGHVDFTIEVERSLRVLDGAVCVLDGNQGVEPQTETVWRQADKYDVPRIVFVNKMDKIGADFFKCVEDIIDRVAGKPVCLQLPIGAESSFKGVIDLIKMKAIVWSGEALGANYSEEEIPADLADQAAEYRTKLVEACVEMDDDAMAAYLDGAEPDEDTMRKLVRTAVQRRAFHPVMCGSAFKNKGVQPLLDGVVDYLPSPADRGEIKGIDYKTEEEVVRRPLDSDPFSMLAFKIMDDPHVGTITFCRVYSGKVESGANVINSTRDKKERVGRMLLMHANNREDIKEAFAGDIVALAGLKDTRTGDTLCDPTKAVILEKMEFPEPVIEIAVEPKSKADQEKLGIALSKLAAEDPSFRVSTDQESGQTILKGMGELHLDIKVDILKRTYKVEANIGQPQVAYREKLTKRTEIDYTHKKQTGGTGQFARVKFVVEPNEPGAGYAFESKIIGGSVPKEYIPGVEKGLNSVLTAGILAGFPVVDIKVELVDGAYHEVDSSALAFEIASRAALREALQKGGSVLLEPVMKVEVVTPEDYTGSVIGDLNSRRGQIQGQDMRGNANVINAMVPLANMFGYVNQLRSFTQGRANFTMQFDHYEEVPRGEAEKVVAKYA from the coding sequence ATGCCCCGCACGCACGCGATCGAGGACTACCGCAACTTCGGCATCATGGCCCACATCGATGCCGGCAAGACCACGACGACGGAGCGGATCCTCTACTACACCGGCAAGTCCCATAAGATCGGCGAGGTCCATGAGGGCGCCGCTACGATGGACTGGATGGAGCAGGAGCAGGAGCGTGGCATCACGATCACCTCGGCTGCGACCACCTGCTTCTGGCGCGACAAGCGCCTGAACATCATCGACACCCCCGGCCACGTCGACTTCACCATCGAGGTCGAGCGCTCGCTCCGCGTGCTCGACGGCGCCGTGTGCGTGCTCGACGGCAACCAGGGCGTCGAGCCGCAGACCGAGACGGTGTGGCGCCAAGCCGACAAGTACGACGTGCCGCGCATCGTGTTCGTCAACAAGATGGACAAGATCGGCGCCGACTTCTTTAAGTGCGTCGAGGACATCATCGACCGCGTCGCCGGCAAGCCGGTCTGCCTGCAGCTGCCGATCGGCGCCGAGAGCTCCTTCAAGGGCGTGATCGACCTGATCAAGATGAAGGCGATCGTGTGGTCGGGTGAGGCGCTCGGCGCCAACTACTCCGAGGAGGAGATCCCGGCCGACCTCGCCGACCAGGCTGCGGAGTACCGCACCAAGCTCGTCGAGGCCTGCGTCGAGATGGACGACGACGCCATGGCGGCCTACCTCGACGGCGCCGAGCCGGACGAGGACACCATGCGCAAGCTGGTGCGGACCGCCGTGCAGCGCCGCGCCTTCCACCCGGTGATGTGCGGTTCGGCGTTCAAGAACAAGGGCGTGCAGCCCCTGCTCGACGGCGTAGTCGACTACCTGCCGTCTCCCGCCGACCGCGGCGAGATCAAGGGCATCGACTACAAGACCGAGGAAGAGGTCGTTCGGCGTCCGCTCGACTCCGATCCCTTCTCCATGCTCGCCTTCAAGATCATGGACGATCCCCACGTCGGCACGATCACCTTCTGCCGCGTGTATTCGGGCAAGGTCGAGTCGGGCGCGAACGTCATCAACTCGACCCGCGACAAGAAGGAGCGGGTCGGCCGCATGCTCCTGATGCACGCGAACAACCGCGAGGACATCAAGGAGGCGTTCGCCGGTGACATCGTGGCGCTCGCGGGTCTCAAGGACACCCGCACCGGCGACACGCTGTGCGACCCGACCAAGGCCGTGATCCTCGAGAAGATGGAGTTCCCGGAGCCGGTCATCGAGATCGCCGTCGAGCCCAAGTCCAAGGCGGACCAGGAGAAGCTCGGCATCGCGCTCTCGAAGCTCGCCGCCGAGGATCCGTCCTTCCGCGTCTCCACGGACCAGGAATCGGGCCAGACCATTCTCAAGGGGATGGGCGAGCTCCACCTGGACATCAAGGTCGACATCCTGAAGCGCACCTATAAGGTCGAGGCCAATATCGGCCAGCCGCAGGTCGCGTACCGGGAGAAGCTGACCAAGCGCACCGAGATCGACTACACCCACAAGAAGCAGACCGGTGGTACCGGCCAGTTCGCGCGGGTGAAGTTCGTGGTCGAGCCGAACGAGCCGGGTGCCGGCTACGCGTTCGAGTCGAAGATCATCGGTGGCTCGGTGCCCAAGGAGTACATCCCGGGCGTCGAGAAGGGCCTCAACAGCGTGCTGACCGCCGGTATCCTGGCGGGCTTCCCGGTGGTCGACATCAAGGTGGAGCTGGTCGACGGCGCCTACCACGAGGTCGACTCCTCGGCGCTGGCCTTCGAGATCGCCTCCCGGGCGGCGCTCCGCGAGGCCCTGCAGAAGGGCGGTTCGGTTCTGCTCGAGCCGGTGATGAAGGTCGAGGTCGTGACCCCGGAAGACTATACCGGTTCGGTCATCGGCGACCTCAACTCCCGCCGCGGCCAGATCCAGGGCCAGGACATGCGCGGCAACGCGAACGTCATCAACGCGATGGTGCCGCTCGCCAACATGTTCGGTTACGTGAACCAGCTGCGGTCCTTCACCCAGGGCCGCGCGAACTTCACGATGCAGTTCGACCACTACGAAGAGGTCCCGCGCGGCGAGGCCGAGAAGGTGGTTGCCAAGTACGCTTGA
- the tuf gene encoding elongation factor Tu codes for MAKEKFSRTKPHCNIGTIGHVDHGKTSLTAAITKVLAESGGATFTAYDQIDKAPEEKARGITISTAHVEYETPNRHYAHVDCPGHADYVKNMITGAAQMDGAILVVSAADGPMPQTREHILLARQVGVPALVVFMNKVDMVDDPELLELVELEVRELLSKYDFPGDDIPITKGSALCALENREPKIGHEAILELMKTVDAYIPQPERPIDLPFLMPIEDVFSISGRGTVVTGRVERGIVKVGESVEIVGIRATTTTTVTGVEMFRKLLDQGQAGDNVGVLLRGTKREDVERGQVVCKPGSVKPHTKFKAEAYILTKEEGGRHTPFFTNYRPQFYFRTTDVTGVCQLPEGTEMVMPGDNVTMDVTLIVPIAMEEKLRFAIREGGRTVGAGVVASITE; via the coding sequence ATGGCCAAGGAAAAGTTTTCGCGGACGAAGCCGCACTGCAACATCGGCACCATCGGTCACGTTGACCATGGCAAGACCTCGCTGACCGCGGCGATCACGAAGGTTCTGGCGGAGTCGGGCGGCGCGACGTTCACGGCCTACGACCAGATCGACAAGGCGCCGGAGGAGAAGGCGCGCGGCATCACGATCTCGACGGCGCACGTCGAGTACGAGACCCCGAACCGGCACTACGCGCACGTCGACTGCCCCGGGCACGCCGACTACGTGAAGAACATGATCACCGGCGCGGCGCAGATGGACGGCGCGATCCTGGTGGTGTCGGCGGCCGACGGCCCGATGCCGCAGACCCGCGAGCACATCCTGCTGGCGCGCCAGGTCGGCGTTCCGGCGCTGGTGGTGTTCATGAACAAGGTCGACATGGTCGACGACCCGGAGCTCCTGGAGCTGGTCGAGCTCGAGGTGCGCGAGCTGCTCTCGAAGTACGACTTCCCGGGCGACGACATCCCGATCACCAAGGGCTCGGCTTTGTGCGCGCTGGAGAACCGCGAGCCGAAGATCGGCCACGAGGCGATCCTCGAGCTGATGAAGACGGTGGATGCCTACATCCCGCAGCCCGAGCGTCCGATCGACCTGCCGTTCCTGATGCCGATCGAGGACGTGTTCTCGATCTCGGGCCGCGGCACGGTGGTGACGGGTCGCGTCGAGCGCGGGATCGTGAAGGTCGGCGAGTCGGTCGAGATCGTCGGCATCCGCGCCACCACCACCACCACGGTGACCGGCGTCGAGATGTTCCGCAAGCTGCTCGACCAGGGCCAGGCGGGTGACAACGTCGGCGTGCTGCTGCGCGGCACGAAGCGTGAGGACGTGGAGCGCGGCCAGGTCGTGTGCAAGCCGGGTTCGGTGAAGCCGCACACGAAGTTCAAGGCCGAGGCGTACATCCTGACGAAGGAGGAGGGCGGCCGCCACACGCCGTTCTTCACCAACTACCGTCCGCAGTTCTACTTCCGGACGACGGACGTGACGGGCGTGTGTCAGCTTCCCGAGGGCACCGAGATGGTGATGCCGGGCGACAACGTGACGATGGACGTGACGCTGATCGTTCCGATCGCGATGGAAGAGAAGCTGCGCTTCGCCATCCGCGAGGGCGGCCGCACCGTCGGCGCCGGCGTCGTCGCCTCCATCACCGAGTAA
- the rpsJ gene encoding 30S ribosomal protein S10: MNGQNIRIRLKAFDHRILDSSTREIVSTAKRTGAQVRGPIPLPTRIERFTVNRSPHIDKKSREQFEMRTHKRVLDIVDPTPQTVDALMKLDLAAGVDVEIKL; this comes from the coding sequence ATGAACGGCCAGAACATCCGTATTCGCCTGAAGGCGTTCGATCATCGCATCCTGGATTCGTCGACCCGCGAGATCGTCTCGACGGCGAAGCGGACCGGGGCCCAGGTCCGCGGGCCGATCCCGCTGCCGACCCGGATCGAGCGCTTCACCGTCAACCGCTCGCCCCACATCGACAAGAAGTCGCGCGAGCAGTTCGAGATGCGCACGCACAAGCGCGTGCTCGACATCGTCGATCCGACGCCCCAGACCGTGGACGCGCTGATGAAGCTCGACCTCGCCGCCGGCGTCGACGTGGAGATCAAGCTCTGA
- the rplC gene encoding 50S ribosomal protein L3, which produces MRSGVIAQKVGMTRVFTDAGEHVPVTVLKVDQCQVVAHRTVEKNGYVALQVGVGKAKVKNVTKAQRGHFAVAKVEPKRKLAEFRVTEDAIIPVGAEITADHFLEGQFVDVTGTTTGKGFAGGMKRWNFGGLRATHGVSISHRSIGSTGGRQDPGKTFKNKKMPGHLGVERVTTQNLRVVRTDVERGLILVEGSVPGVDGGWIFVRDAVKRKLPADVPMPGKFREQSAAPQETNGEAQVEAPAAPATEENA; this is translated from the coding sequence ATGCGCTCAGGAGTCATTGCACAGAAGGTCGGCATGACCCGCGTCTTCACGGACGCCGGCGAGCATGTTCCGGTCACGGTGCTCAAGGTCGATCAGTGCCAGGTGGTCGCCCACCGCACGGTCGAGAAGAACGGCTACGTCGCGCTCCAGGTGGGTGTCGGCAAGGCCAAGGTCAAGAACGTCACCAAGGCCCAGCGCGGCCACTTCGCCGTCGCGAAGGTCGAGCCGAAGCGCAAGCTGGCCGAGTTCCGCGTGACCGAGGATGCGATCATCCCGGTCGGCGCCGAGATCACCGCGGACCACTTCCTCGAGGGTCAGTTCGTCGACGTGACGGGCACGACCACCGGTAAGGGTTTCGCCGGCGGCATGAAGCGCTGGAACTTCGGCGGTCTGCGCGCCACCCACGGCGTGTCGATCTCGCACCGTTCGATCGGTTCGACCGGCGGCCGTCAGGACCCGGGCAAGACCTTCAAGAACAAGAAGATGCCGGGTCACCTCGGTGTCGAGCGGGTCACGACCCAGAACCTGCGCGTCGTGCGCACCGACGTCGAGCGCGGCCTGATCCTGGTCGAGGGCTCGGTCCCGGGTGTCGACGGCGGCTGGATCTTCGTCCGTGACGCCGTGAAGCGTAAGCTGCCGGCCGACGTGCCGATGCCGGGCAAGTTCCGCGAGCAGTCCGCTGCTCCGCAGGAGACCAACGGCGAGGCCCAGGTCGAGGCTCCCGCGGCTCCGGCCACCGAGGAGAACGCGTGA
- the rplD gene encoding 50S ribosomal protein L4 → MKFEITTLDGGEAGSVELDEAIFGLEPRADLLQRCVRWQLAKRQAGTHQTKQRGEIARTTKKLYKQKGTGNARHGAASAPQFRGGARAHGPVTRSHAHDLPKKVRALALRHALSAKVKSAELIVMDDARLDEGKTKALKERFGKLSLSNALIIGGAELDQNFARAARNLPQIDVLPVQGINVYDILRREKLVLTRAAVDALEARFK, encoded by the coding sequence ATGAAGTTCGAGATCACCACGCTCGACGGCGGCGAGGCCGGCTCGGTCGAGCTCGACGAGGCCATCTTCGGCCTCGAGCCCCGCGCCGACCTGCTGCAGCGCTGCGTCCGCTGGCAGCTCGCCAAGCGCCAGGCTGGTACCCACCAGACCAAGCAGCGCGGCGAGATCGCCCGCACGACCAAGAAGCTGTACAAGCAGAAGGGCACCGGTAACGCCCGTCACGGCGCGGCCTCGGCCCCGCAGTTCCGCGGCGGCGCCCGCGCCCACGGTCCGGTCACCCGCTCGCACGCCCACGACCTGCCCAAGAAGGTCCGGGCGCTGGCGCTCCGCCACGCTCTCTCGGCCAAGGTCAAGAGCGCCGAGCTGATCGTCATGGACGATGCCCGTCTCGACGAGGGCAAGACCAAGGCGCTCAAGGAGCGGTTCGGCAAGCTGTCGCTCTCGAACGCCCTGATCATCGGCGGCGCCGAGCTCGACCAGAACTTCGCCCGTGCGGCCCGCAACCTGCCGCAGATCGACGTCCTGCCGGTGCAGGGCATCAACGTCTACGACATCCTGCGCCGCGAGAAGCTCGTGCTGACCCGCGCCGCCGTCGATGCGCTGGAGGCGCGATTCAAATGA
- a CDS encoding 50S ribosomal protein L23 translates to MSADPRHYDVIVSPVITEKATNLSELNKVVFRVAPKATKPQIKEAVEKLFEVKVKSVNTLVTKGKAKMFRGQRGQRSDVKKAIVTLEEGQTIDVTTGL, encoded by the coding sequence ATGAGCGCTGATCCGCGCCACTACGACGTGATCGTCTCCCCGGTCATCACCGAGAAGGCGACGAACCTCTCGGAGCTCAACAAGGTTGTGTTCCGGGTGGCCCCGAAGGCGACGAAGCCGCAGATCAAGGAAGCGGTCGAGAAGCTCTTTGAGGTCAAGGTGAAGAGCGTCAACACGCTCGTCACCAAGGGCAAGGCCAAGATGTTCCGCGGTCAGCGCGGCCAGCGTTCGGACGTGAAAAAGGCGATCGTGACCCTCGAAGAGGGCCAGACGATCGACGTCACGACCGGGCTCTGA
- the rplB gene encoding 50S ribosomal protein L2 yields MALKTFKPVTPSLRQLVIVDRSELYKGKPVKSLTVGKSSTGGRNNLGRITVRFRGGGHKRTLRNIDFKRREHAGKVGTVERIEYDPNRTAFIALVSYEGGAQSYILAPQRVKAGDKVVSGEQVDIKPGNAMPLGNMPVGTIVHNVELKIGKGGAIARSAGNYAQIVGRDQGYVTLRLNSGEQRLVHGQCYASVGAVSNPDHMNISLGKAGRNRWLGKRPHNRGVAMNPVDHPHGGGEGRTSGGRHPVTPWGVPTKGKKTRSNKRTDTFIVSSRHNRKK; encoded by the coding sequence ATGGCTTTGAAGACATTCAAGCCGGTCACGCCGAGCCTTCGCCAGCTCGTGATCGTGGACCGTTCGGAGCTCTACAAGGGCAAGCCGGTCAAGTCGCTGACGGTGGGCAAGTCGTCCACCGGCGGCCGCAACAACCTCGGCCGCATCACCGTCCGCTTCCGCGGCGGTGGTCACAAGCGGACCCTGCGCAACATCGACTTCAAGCGGCGTGAGCACGCCGGCAAGGTCGGCACCGTCGAGCGGATCGAGTACGATCCGAACCGCACGGCGTTCATCGCGCTGGTGTCCTACGAGGGTGGGGCGCAGAGCTACATCCTCGCGCCGCAGCGCGTGAAGGCCGGCGACAAGGTGGTGTCGGGCGAGCAGGTCGACATCAAGCCGGGCAACGCCATGCCGCTCGGCAACATGCCGGTCGGCACGATCGTGCACAACGTCGAGCTGAAGATCGGCAAGGGCGGGGCGATCGCCCGGTCCGCGGGCAACTACGCCCAGATCGTCGGCCGCGACCAGGGCTACGTCACGCTGCGCCTGAACTCGGGCGAGCAGCGCCTGGTGCACGGCCAGTGCTACGCCAGCGTGGGCGCGGTCTCGAACCCCGACCACATGAACATCTCGCTCGGCAAGGCCGGCCGGAATCGCTGGCTCGGCAAGCGCCCGCACAACCGCGGCGTCGCGATGAACCCGGTCGACCATCCGCACGGCGGCGGCGAGGGTCGCACCTCGGGCGGTCGTCATCCTGTCACGCCGTGGGGTGTCCCCACGAAGGGCAAGAAGACCCGCTCGAACAAGCGCACCGACACGTTCATCGTGTCGAGCCGCCACAACCGCAAGAAGTAA
- the rpsS gene encoding 30S ribosomal protein S19 produces MARSIWKGPFIDGYLLKKADAARGASRNEVIKIWSRRSTILPHFVGLTFGVYNGQKHIPVYVSEEMVGHKFGEFSPTRTFHGHAADKKAKRR; encoded by the coding sequence ATGGCACGTTCAATCTGGAAGGGGCCGTTCATCGACGGCTACCTCCTCAAGAAGGCGGACGCCGCGCGCGGCGCGAGCCGCAACGAGGTGATCAAGATCTGGAGCCGTCGCTCCACGATCCTTCCGCATTTCGTTGGTCTGACCTTCGGGGTCTACAACGGGCAGAAGCACATCCCGGTCTACGTTTCCGAGGAAATGGTCGGTCACAAGTTCGGCGAGTTCTCGCCGACCCGCACCTTCCACGGTCACGCGGCCGACAAGAAGGCGAAGAGGCGCTAA
- the rplV gene encoding 50S ribosomal protein L22, translated as MGKAAAPRALPENEAKAVARMLRVSPQKLNLVAQLIRGKKVSTALADLQFSRKRIAVDVRKCLESAIANAENNHDLDVDDLVVKEAYVGKALVLKRFHARARGRGARILKPFANLTIVVREVPAEAA; from the coding sequence ATGGGCAAGGCAGCAGCACCCCGCGCGCTCCCCGAGAACGAGGCCAAGGCCGTGGCGCGCATGCTGCGCGTCAGCCCGCAGAAGCTGAACCTCGTGGCTCAGCTCATCCGCGGCAAGAAGGTCTCGACCGCGCTCGCCGACCTGCAGTTCTCGCGCAAGCGGATCGCGGTCGACGTCCGCAAGTGCCTCGAGAGCGCCATCGCCAACGCCGAGAACAACCACGACCTGGACGTGGACGATCTCGTCGTGAAGGAGGCCTATGTCGGCAAGGCGCTCGTCCTGAAGCGCTTCCACGCCCGCGCCCGCGGCCGTGGCGCCCGCATCCTGAAGCCGTTCGCGAACCTCACCATCGTGGTGCGCGAAGTCCCGGCCGAAGCCGCCTGA
- the rpsC gene encoding 30S ribosomal protein S3, with translation MGQKVNPIGLRLGINRTWDSRWYANKGEYARLMHEDVAIRKALLKQLKQAAVSKIVIERPHKKCRVTIHSGRPGVVIGKKGADIEKLRKLVNSMTKADVTINIVEVRKPEIDATLVADSIAQQLERRVAFRRAMKRAVQSAMRLGAEGIRINCSGRLGGAEIARLEWYREGRVPLHTLRADVDYGTATAFTTYGTCGIKVWVFKGEILEHDPMAQDKRAHEEGGRSGGRRDRERGERGGRDAA, from the coding sequence ATGGGTCAGAAAGTCAATCCGATCGGTCTGCGTCTCGGCATCAACCGGACCTGGGACTCGCGCTGGTACGCCAACAAGGGCGAGTACGCTCGCCTGATGCACGAGGACGTCGCGATCCGCAAAGCGCTGCTCAAGCAGCTCAAGCAGGCCGCGGTCTCCAAGATCGTCATCGAGCGCCCGCACAAGAAGTGCCGCGTCACCATCCACTCGGGTCGCCCGGGCGTGGTGATCGGCAAGAAGGGTGCGGACATCGAGAAGCTGCGCAAGCTCGTCAACTCGATGACCAAGGCCGACGTGACGATCAACATCGTCGAGGTGCGCAAGCCCGAGATCGACGCCACCCTGGTGGCCGACTCGATCGCCCAGCAGCTCGAGCGCCGCGTCGCCTTCCGTCGCGCCATGAAGCGCGCCGTGCAGTCGGCGATGCGTCTGGGCGCCGAGGGCATCCGCATCAACTGCTCCGGCCGCCTCGGCGGTGCCGAGATCGCCCGGCTCGAATGGTACCGCGAGGGCCGCGTGCCCCTGCATACCCTGCGCGCCGACGTCGATTACGGCACGGCCACGGCGTTCACCACCTACGGGACCTGCGGCATCAAGGTGTGGGTGTTCAAGGGCGAGATCCTCGAGCACGACCCGATGGCCCAGGACAAGCGCGCGCACGAGGAGGGCGGCCGTTCCGGCGGACGTCGTGACCGCGAGCGCGGCGAGCGCGGCGGACGGGACGCGGCCTAA
- the rplP gene encoding 50S ribosomal protein L16 produces MLQPKKTKFRKQFKGRIHGFAKGGTDLNFGSYGLKAMEPERITARQIEAARRAITREMKRQGRVWIRIFPDVPVTAKPTEVRMGSGKGAPEYWAARVHPGRIMFEIDGVAEDIAREALRLGAAKLPVRTRFIQRIAD; encoded by the coding sequence ATGCTGCAACCCAAGAAGACGAAGTTCCGCAAGCAGTTCAAGGGCCGCATCCACGGCTTCGCGAAGGGCGGAACCGATCTGAACTTCGGCTCCTACGGCCTCAAGGCCATGGAGCCGGAGCGGATCACCGCGCGTCAGATCGAGGCGGCCCGCCGCGCGATCACCCGCGAGATGAAGCGTCAGGGCCGGGTCTGGATCCGGATCTTCCCCGACGTCCCCGTGACCGCGAAGCCGACCGAAGTCCGCATGGGCTCCGGCAAGGGCGCTCCCGAGTATTGGGCCGCCCGCGTGCATCCGGGCCGCATCATGTTCGAGATCGACGGCGTGGCCGAGGACATCGCCCGCGAGGCGTTGCGCCTGGGTGCCGCCAAGCTGCCGGTCCGCACGCGCTTCATCCAGCGCATCGCCGACTGA
- the rpmC gene encoding 50S ribosomal protein L29: MKSSQRLSDLSALSPDQLGEELLNLKKEQFNLRFQRATGQLENVARVREVRRDIARVRTLQRQKTLQAAQG; this comes from the coding sequence ATGAAGTCGAGCCAGAGGCTGTCTGACCTGAGCGCGCTGTCGCCGGATCAGCTCGGCGAAGAGCTCCTGAACCTGAAGAAGGAGCAGTTCAACCTGCGCTTCCAGCGGGCCACGGGTCAGCTCGAGAACGTCGCCCGGGTGCGCGAAGTGCGCCGCGACATCGCCCGCGTCCGCACGCTGCAGCGCCAGAAGACGCTGCAGGCGGCACAGGGCTAA
- the rpsQ gene encoding 30S ribosomal protein S17, with amino-acid sequence MPKRVLQGVVVSDKQDKTVVVKVERRFTHPVMKKTIRRSKNYHAHDENNVAKVGQQVFIEESRPYSKLKTWKLVEGEAVATAEA; translated from the coding sequence ATGCCGAAGCGCGTGCTGCAGGGCGTCGTCGTCAGCGACAAGCAGGACAAGACCGTCGTCGTGAAGGTGGAGCGTCGCTTCACCCACCCGGTGATGAAGAAGACCATCCGCCGGTCGAAGAACTACCACGCCCACGATGAGAACAACGTGGCCAAGGTCGGCCAGCAGGTGTTCATCGAGGAGTCGCGGCCCTATTCCAAGCTCAAGACCTGGAAGCTGGTCGAGGGCGAGGCCGTCGCGACCGCAGAGGCGTAA
- the rplN gene encoding 50S ribosomal protein L14 encodes MIQMQTNLDVADNSGARRVMCIKVLGGSKRKYAGVGDIIVVSVKEAIPRGRVKKGDVMKAVVVRTAKDVRRADGSVIRFDRNAAVLINNQKEPIGTRIFGPVPRELRARNHMKIISLAPEVL; translated from the coding sequence GTGATCCAGATGCAGACGAATCTGGACGTCGCCGACAATTCCGGCGCACGTCGCGTGATGTGCATCAAGGTGCTCGGCGGTTCCAAGCGCAAGTATGCCGGCGTCGGCGACATCATCGTGGTGTCGGTGAAGGAGGCTATTCCGCGGGGCCGCGTGAAGAAGGGCGACGTCATGAAGGCGGTCGTCGTCCGCACCGCCAAGGATGTCCGTCGGGCCGACGGTTCGGTGATCCGCTTCGACCGCAATGCGGCGGTGCTGATCAACAACCAGAAGGAGCCGATCGGCACGCGTATCTTCGGACCCGTGCCGCGCGAGCTGCGTGCTCGCAACCACATGAAGATCATCTCGCTGGCGCCGGAGGTGCTGTAA
- the rplX gene encoding 50S ribosomal protein L24, with protein sequence MAAKVKKGDKVVVLTGRDKGRTGEVIQVMPKEDRALVRGINLVKRHTRQTQTSEGGIISKEAAIHLSNLAVADPKDGKPTRVGFRILEDGRKVRFAKRSGDLIDG encoded by the coding sequence ATGGCTGCGAAGGTGAAGAAGGGCGACAAGGTCGTCGTCCTGACCGGCCGCGACAAGGGTCGCACCGGCGAGGTCATCCAGGTGATGCCGAAGGAAGATCGGGCCCTGGTCCGGGGGATCAACCTGGTGAAGCGCCACACGCGCCAGACCCAGACCTCCGAGGGTGGGATCATCTCCAAGGAGGCGGCGATCCACCTGTCGAACCTGGCGGTCGCCGACCCCAAGGACGGCAAGCCCACCCGGGTTGGTTTTCGCATTCTGGAGGACGGGCGCAAGGTTCGCTTCGCGAAGCGCTCGGGAGATCTGATCGATGGCTGA